The following are from one region of the Lytechinus pictus isolate F3 Inbred chromosome 4, Lp3.0, whole genome shotgun sequence genome:
- the LOC129258574 gene encoding uncharacterized protein LOC129258574: MASGFSASSDDSRCEGCFTEDTAHVSYRVEVRQKLCNGCAIDKESSINAAEWFCQKHVMDKAKIFCLTHDAPICEACAITTHSKSTCTLGDVDDTLKERKEDLARLIEMSKENEETFNNQVKSVEEEVEGLEQHFAMEEEKLRLAYEREEKKLKDAFGDRQRKLKDVSARLRDMTGYIKDQPDKKCKDLIEMRTRAEELLKNKSDLMKDFRDVSSFLTCLTAQANTKIDMKVVMKKVTGVAQKVSFAKSDNQQIGTIDVPVETWVQNDEYNPEIGKISYMMGAIAGTEIVIKDTEKHAIYVVNIETKIKKKVIKGNSPYDLWRCVPLRDTARRIVCGSNEGEVVICDHSLKPLIVITVDEEEKKSVGGEKSSVCVAVNKDGLILANAVGSGTIGIYSPEDGRAVGSIDIGTPIYDICALSSGHIVVLNECVEGIDISVLDDSGKMLASKHCHGEGIKSLVVDRGHDLIYLLSWDRRHSDYKVSVLSTSAEFVAERVAVCEPSFYSPSCAIPRPDRMVIYTDGKVLSFRKTNRGLHQLLAEIKLK; the protein is encoded by the coding sequence ATGGCATCAGGCTTTTCTGCTTCATCGGATGATTCACGGTGTGAGGGTTGCTTCACCGAGGACACAGCTCACGTTTCATACCGAGTCGAAGTGAGGCAGAAACTCTGCAATGGATGCGCCATAGATAAAGAAAGTTCTATCAATGCAGCAGAATGGTTCTGTCAGAAACACGTCATGGACAAGGCGAAGATCTTCTGCTTGACTCACGATGCCCCTATCTGTGAGGCGTGTGCGATCACTACACACAGCAAATCAACATGCACCCTTGGTGACGTTGATGACACTCTGAAGGAACGGAAGGAAGACCTGGCTCGGTTGATCGAGATGAGTAAAGAGAATGAAGAAACGTTTAACAATCAGGTGAAATCAGTCGAGGAGGAGGTTGAGGGTCTGGAACAGCATTTTGCAATGGAGGAGGAGAAACTGCGACTAGCCTatgagagagaagaaaagaaactCAAAGACGCATTCGGAGATCGTCAGCGAAAGCTGAAGGACGTATCCGCTAGACTTCGTGACATGACTGGGTATATAAAAGACCAACCTGATAAGAAGTGCAAAGACCTTATAGAGATGCGGACACGGGCCGAGGAACTGCTAAAAAACAAGAGCGATTTGATGAAAGACTTCCGGGACGTCAGTTCATTTCTGACATGTTTAACAGCCCAGGCTAACACCAAAATTGACATGAAAGTTGTGATGAAAAAGGTCACTGGGGTGGCCCAGAAAGTTTCGTTTGCAAAAAGCGACAACCAACAGATCGGAACCATTGATGTTCCAGTCGAAACCTGGGTCCAGAACGATGAATACAATCCTGAAATCGGAAAGATATCCTACATGATGGGCGCTATCGCTGGCACTGAAATAGTCATCAAAGACACTGAAAAACACGCAATCTATGTCGTTAATATCGAGACCAAAATCAAGAAGAAAGTGATTAAAGGCAACAGTCCATACGATTTGTGGCGATGTGTGCCACTGAGAGATACTGCTCGTAGAATCGTTTGTGGGTCTAACGAAGGTGAGGTGGTCATTTGTGATCATTCTTTGAAACCGCTCATCGTCATTACcgtagatgaagaagaaaagaagagtgTAGGCGGTGAGAAGTCTTCTGTATGCGTTGCTGTAAACAAAGATGGTCTGATCCTCGCCAACGCAGTCGGATCTGGAACGATCGGGATCTATAGCCCCGAAGATGGTAGAGCAGTTGGATCCATTGACATTGGGACTCCAATATACGACATTTGTGCTCTCTCATCGGGACACATCGTCGTCCTCAATGAGTGTGTCGAAGGCATTGATATCTCAGTCTTGGACGACTCCGGCAAGATGCTTGCTTCAAAGCATTGTCATGGGGAAGGAATCAAGAGTCTAGTTGTAGACCGCGGACATGACCTGATTTATCTGCTCTCTTGGGACAGACGCCACTCAGATTACAAGGTCTCAGTCTTGTCAACTTCTGCTGAGTTTGTTGCAGAACGAGTAGCTGTGTGTGAGCCATCGTTTTACAGTCCAAGTTGTGCCATTCCTAGACCTGATAGAATGGTCATCTACACCGATGGAAAGGTACTCTCCTTCAGGAAGACAAACAGGGGACTCCATCAACTTCTTGCTGAGATTAaactgaaataa
- the LOC129258572 gene encoding uncharacterized protein LOC129258572 has protein sequence MASGFPTDSRNKCEGCQSYGKAHVSYRMEVRQQLCDECAKLQGHLIKEDNERHWCCAKHPQEIAKVFCITHDVFVCEPCSSTEHGKGCTLQDTVDTMEVRKEELNFLVEEGRKREGEMLKRSRIIKDQVVKIKEHYAQEERRLKKAYGDEIKKVTDRFGVLMRELREGSIIVREKVDKQIEGAEKICKDMSEIHTKAEKLMNNDELSASEFTKFTQQCCCMFEGDIDINVSDHALKIAEMVKFEREEGWKIGQIKMPVERWELERTFRAGQKGISCMIGSCSNNDVVIKNNYDSSIRLLNFQDGRGKKVIESKNSHGLWKCSFLEDGRIVGGSCDGDVVIFDHTWKHIKTISVVLSPSARVSVSVDDNGNVLASALGQSMIYIINPDKGEVVGSLNISNKAIYEVQAIGNKIAIRTRCSKGQDVCVLGSDGVVIATVHLHSKDMRSMIVDSSGDALYVMYQASPLTCAIDVMPFGRAAGARKIVDCSSTPLSPSFVLAGPSQIVLHNDGKVLIYKKTDHGLSEILNDSSSS, from the coding sequence ATGGCATCTGGATTTCCAACGGACAGTAGAAATAAATGTGAAGGTTGTCAGTCCTACGGCAAAGCCCATGTCAGCTACAGAATGGAAGTCAGGCAACAGCTATGTGACGAATGCGCAAAGTTACAGGGTCATCTGATCAAGGAAGATAACGAGAGACACTGGTGTTGCGCCAAGCATCCACAGGAAATCGCTAAGGTGTTCTGCATAACCCATGATGTCTTTGTCTGCGAGCCATGTTCCTCGACAGAACATGGGAAGGGGTGTACTTTGCAGGACACAGTCGATACGATGGAGGTCCGGAAAGAAGAGCTGAACTTCCTGGTAGAAGAAGGACGGAAGCGGGAAGGTGAGATGCTGAAAAGAAGCAGAATCATCAAAGACCAGGTCGTAAAAATAAAGGAACATTATGCCCAGGAGGAGAGGCGGCTTAAGAAGGCATATGGTGATGAGATAAAGAAAGTTACGGATAGATTTGGGGTGCTTATGAGGGAACTGAGAGAAGGATCCATAATAGTTCGGGAGAAAGTGGACAAGCAGATTGAGGGTGCAGAGAAGATTTGCAAAGATATGTCTGAAATACACACAAAGGCGGAAAAACTGATGAATAATGATGAACTTTCAGCAAGTGAGTTCACCAAGTTTACTCAACAATGTTGCTGTATGTTCGAGGGGGATATTGATATCAATGTATCCGACCATGCTTTGAAAATTGCTGAGATGGTGAAATTCGAGAGAGAAGAAGGTTGGAAAATAGGACAAATAAAGATGCCTGTAGAGAGGTGGGAACTGGAGCGGACATTCCGTGCGGGACAGAAGGGTATTTCATGTATGATTGGATCATGCAGCAACAATGACGTGGTCATCAAGAATAACTACGATTCTTCTATTCGACTGCTAAACTTTCAAGATGGCAGAGGAAAGAAAGTCATTGAAAGTAAGAACTCTCATGGTTTGTGGAAGTGCAGCTTTCTTGAGGATGGTCGAATCGTAGGAGGTTCTTGCGATGGAGACGTCGTTATATTCGACCATACATGGAAGCATATCAAGACAATCAGTGTTGTTCTCTCACCAAGTGCTCGGGTATCAGTATCTGTTGATGACAACGGGAATGTACTCGCCTCTGCCCTTGGACAGTCCATGATTTATATCATCAACCCAGATAAAGGAGAGGTCGTGGGGTCACTTAACATCAGCAACAAAGCGATCTACGAGGTTCAAGCGATAGGAAACAAGATTGCCATTCGTACAAGGTGTTCCAAAGGACAAGACGTCTGTGTTCTTGGTTCTGATGGTGTGGTCATTGCTACCGTCCATCTCCACTCTAAGGACATGAGAAGTATGATTGTAGACAGTTCAGGGGACGCCCTCTACGTTATGTATCAGGCTTCTCCTCTTACCTGCGCCATTGATGTAATGCCATTCGGACGAGCTGCAGGAGCAAGGAAGATAGTTGACTGTTCGTCGACTCCACTTAGTCCAAGTTTTGTTCTTGCAGGCCCGTCTCAGATTGTGTTACACAATGACGGAAAGGTCCTCATTTACAAGAAAACAGATCACGGTTTGAGTGAAATCTTGAACGATTCTTCATCAAGCTAA